Proteins encoded within one genomic window of Felis catus isolate Fca126 chromosome C1, F.catus_Fca126_mat1.0, whole genome shotgun sequence:
- the DCLRE1B gene encoding 5' exonuclease Apollo, with the protein MNGTLIPHTPIAVDFWSLRRAGSARLFFLSHMHSDHTVGLSSTWARPLYCSPITAYLVHRHLQVSKKWIRALEVGESHVLPLDEIGRETMTVTLLDANHCPGSVMFLFEGYFGTILYTGDFRYTPSMLKEPALKLGKQIHTLYLDNTNCNPARVLPSRQEAARQIIELIRKHPQHNIKIGLYSLGKESLLEQLALEFQTWVVLSPRRLELVQLLGLADVFTVEEKAGRIHAVDHMEVCRSAMLHWNQTHPTIAILPTSRKTHSSHPDIHIIPYSDHSSYSELRAFVAALKPCQVVPIVRRQPCRDYFQDSLSPRLSVPLVPHSVQQYMNSSSRKPSLLCLLLERRLKRPRTQGVVFDSFPETADQSQGDMDSQEAKNDNFSGHLEKQASHRPLQIKKPLLPDLCSKEWDGAVPFSESQKMVTVLTAPLNVSVHLRSTDEEFMSLETGEEIGVWPHSVPRGNRDGLAATGNQSTWTGQDCPLTHSSEAAPLLAPEFRGLALKYLLTPVNFFQAQFSSRGFDQQVEKYHKHLLRYREENDTFV; encoded by the exons ATGAACGGGACCCTGATCCCCCATACGCCCATCGCGGTGGACTTTTGGAGCCTGCGCCGGGCTGGTTCCGCACGGCTCTTCTTTTTGTCCCACATGCACTCGGACCACACCGTGGGTTTGTCTAGCACCTGGGCCCGGCCCCTCTACTGCTCCCCAATCACTGCTTACCTCGTGCATCGTCACTTACAg GTATCCAAGAAGTGGATCCGAGCCCTGGAGGTTGGTGAGAGCCATGTCCTGCCTCTAGATGAAATTGGGCGAGAGACCATGACTGTAACCCTCCTGGATGCCAATCACTGCCCTGGCTCTGTCATGTTTCTCTTTGAAGGATACTTTGGAACCATCCTCTACACAG GTGACTTTCGGTATACACCATCCATGCTAAAGGAGCCAGCCCTGAAACTAGGGAAACAGATCCATACCTTATACCTAGATAACACCAATTGCAACCCAGCCCGGGTTCTTCCCTCCCGACAAGAAGCTGCCCGCCAGATTATCGAGCTCATTCGAAAGCATCCACAGCATAACATAAAGATTG GACTCTATAGCCTGGGAAAAGAGTCGCTGCTGGAGCAGCTGGCCCTGGAGTTTCAGACCTGGGTGGTATTGAGCCCTCGGCGCCTGGAGTTGGTGCAGCTTCTGGGCCTGGCAGACGTGTTCACGGTGGAGGAGAAGGCCGGCCGCATCCATGCCGTGGACCACATGGAGGTCTGCCGTTCTGCCATGCTACATTGGAACCAGACCCACCCTACCATTGCCATCCTTCCCACAAGCCGGAAAACCCACAGCTCCCACCCCGACATCCACATCATCCCTTACTCGGACCACTCCTCCTACTCGGAGCTCCGGGCCTTTGTGGCAGCACTGAAGCCTTGCCAGGTGGTGCCCATTGTCCGTCGGCAGCCCTGCAGGGACTACTTTCAGGACAGCCTGAGCCCCAGGCTCTCTGTGCCCCTGGTCCCGCACTCTGTGCAGCAGTATATGAATTCCTCCTCAAGAAAACCAAGCTTGCTCTGCCTGTTGTTAGAAAGGAGACTAAAGAGGCCGAGAACCCAGGGTGTCGTGTTTGACTCCTTTCCGGAAACTGCTGATCAATCTCAAGGTGACATGGACTCGCAGGAGGCCAAGAATGACAACTTTTCTGGGCACCTCGAGAAGCAGGCTTCCCACCGTCCTTTGCAGATCAAAAAACCGTTGCTTCCGGACCTCTGCAGCAAAGAGTGGGATGGGGCAGTCCCTTTCTCAGAGTCCCAGAAGATGGTGACTGTACTGACTGCCCCCTTGAATGTGTCAGTGCACTTACGGTCTACAGATGAGGAATTTATGTCTCTAGAAACTGGGGAGGAAATTGGTGTGTGGCCCCACTCGGTCCCCAGGGGAAACCGTGATGGCTTAGCAGCCACAGGGAACCAGAGCACTTGGACGGGCCAGGATTGTCCCCTGACTCACAGCAGCGAGGCagcccctctcctggctcctgagtTCAGGGGCCTGGCACTGAAATACCTTCTGACTCCAGTGAACTTTTTCCAGGCCCAGTTCTCTTCCAGGGGCTTTGACCAGCAAGTGGAAAAATACCATAAACACTTGCTGAGGTACAGGGAGGAGAATGACACCTTCGTTTGA